A stretch of Leptospira hartskeerlii DNA encodes these proteins:
- a CDS encoding c-di-GMP phosphodiesterase: MTQFQSGPIDPLRLERFEFNADVIRQFKENQTIPVDFYNKNGQILIHRKDNASEADINKLQKFELQGIYFLLSERHKVGIQTDQPDSVNGKKVSYIKLVNPDLTLQMARQASDLLKDLRDYPLNGNHVKNVAKAIDGILDDFANSQDVELGLVNVIEVMKSAGVETDSEVLTKRTVISMAMKLRSLKAISVKDNENSKAQQLNLMMAAYMVDIGKVRMKFPVHGNLSTEEFEYVKNHPIISYLMIGNMASIQSPVKTAVLNSHRPYRGEGLNNNYPSTAFLTKRLGEYYEKYKNDPSRSVLVEDMQRQLYILQSNSYSEDDPAIISIAGEFASLSSEQHWRSAYSPVTAMKLILNNSFFSYNERVVKEFFDFMALSLCENKSVLNEGDYVIVVSTDSQHKIHFETCVIKEINKNQTRPLLERVGTIRPVFSNKGKLKIVGYDRKTFRPDIRKAVFNLANAVDPRRVIYSIDPELDPPLFDLIDRSYRKTAPKSVA; this comes from the coding sequence ATGACTCAGTTTCAAAGTGGTCCAATCGATCCTCTCAGACTTGAAAGATTTGAGTTTAATGCAGATGTAATTAGACAGTTTAAGGAAAATCAAACCATTCCTGTAGACTTTTATAACAAGAACGGACAGATTTTAATCCATCGCAAAGATAACGCTAGCGAAGCGGATATTAATAAACTACAAAAGTTCGAACTTCAAGGGATTTACTTCCTTCTATCCGAAAGGCATAAGGTAGGGATCCAAACGGACCAACCAGATTCGGTAAACGGCAAAAAAGTTTCTTATATCAAATTAGTGAATCCTGATCTTACCTTGCAGATGGCAAGACAGGCTTCCGATCTTCTTAAAGATTTACGAGATTATCCTTTAAACGGAAATCATGTGAAGAACGTTGCAAAGGCGATCGACGGGATCCTAGATGATTTTGCGAATAGCCAAGATGTTGAATTAGGATTGGTCAACGTTATCGAAGTCATGAAATCTGCCGGAGTGGAAACTGACTCCGAAGTTCTTACCAAAAGAACCGTTATCTCTATGGCAATGAAACTTCGGAGCCTAAAAGCGATCTCAGTCAAAGACAACGAAAATTCTAAAGCACAACAATTGAATCTGATGATGGCAGCTTATATGGTAGATATAGGCAAAGTCAGAATGAAATTTCCAGTGCATGGGAACCTAAGCACAGAAGAATTCGAATATGTAAAAAATCACCCTATCATTAGCTACTTGATGATAGGAAACATGGCTTCTATACAAAGTCCCGTGAAAACCGCGGTATTAAACAGTCATAGACCGTACAGAGGAGAAGGATTGAACAATAACTATCCTTCTACTGCGTTCTTAACGAAACGACTGGGAGAATATTACGAAAAATATAAGAATGATCCTTCCAGAAGCGTGCTTGTAGAAGATATGCAAAGGCAATTGTACATTTTACAGAGTAATTCTTATAGTGAAGACGATCCTGCTATTATTTCTATCGCGGGCGAATTTGCATCTCTTAGTAGTGAACAACATTGGAGATCGGCTTATTCCCCTGTCACAGCAATGAAGTTGATCCTAAATAACAGCTTTTTCTCATATAATGAAAGAGTTGTTAAGGAATTTTTCGATTTCATGGCTTTGAGTTTATGTGAGAACAAAAGTGTTCTGAACGAGGGAGACTATGTGATTGTAGTTTCTACGGATTCCCAGCATAAGATCCACTTTGAGACCTGCGTCATTAAAGAGATTAACAAAAATCAAACTCGCCCTCTTCTAGAAAGAGTTGGAACAATCAGACCTGTATTCTCTAATAAGGGAAAACTTAAGATTGTAGGTTACGATCGTAAAACTTTCCGCCCGGATATTAGAAAGGCGGTTTTCAATCTTGCGAACGCAGTGGACCCAAGAAGGGTGATTTATTCAATCGATCCTGAATTGGATCCACCTTTGTTCGATCTGATTGATAGAAGTTATCGCAAAACAGCTCCGAAATCTGTCGCGTAA
- the aroC gene encoding chorismate synthase, whose product MPSSWGKIFKVSTFGESHGEAVGVVVEGVPAGIPIRLDEIQKDLNRRRPGQSKLTTPRDESDTVRVLSGVFEGKTIGSPIALIVNNQNTISKDYENLRETFRPSHADYTYQTKYGFRAHVGGGRSSVRETIARVAAGAIARMILEDDLGVKTVAWVDTIGTISSEIAESKYPQTREDVDVNEVRCPDTQAADKMRSLILQMKEAGDSVGGIIRSASYNLPPGLGDPVYDKLDGDIAKAILSIPACKGFEVGSGFSGTLLTGSTHNDEFYVEEGSGRVRTRTNNSGGLQGGISNGETLVVRAAFKPTSTIFKKQNTVNIDGKETTLEAKGRHDPCVLPRAVPIVEAAINLVLVDAYLYQRAMNPQWFQKWAKIPDYYRDLKL is encoded by the coding sequence ATGCCTTCCAGTTGGGGTAAAATATTCAAAGTCAGTACGTTCGGAGAATCTCATGGCGAAGCCGTGGGAGTTGTTGTAGAAGGAGTTCCAGCGGGTATTCCGATCCGATTGGATGAGATCCAAAAGGATTTAAACAGAAGAAGACCCGGACAAAGTAAACTCACAACTCCTAGGGACGAATCGGACACTGTTCGAGTTCTCTCCGGAGTTTTTGAAGGAAAAACGATCGGAAGTCCGATCGCATTGATCGTAAACAATCAGAACACGATCTCCAAAGATTACGAAAATCTAAGGGAAACTTTCCGTCCTTCTCATGCAGATTATACTTACCAAACCAAGTACGGATTCCGCGCTCACGTAGGAGGAGGAAGGTCCTCCGTTCGTGAAACAATTGCAAGAGTGGCTGCAGGCGCGATTGCCAGAATGATCCTAGAAGATGATCTTGGAGTCAAAACAGTCGCTTGGGTGGATACAATTGGCACCATCTCTTCTGAAATTGCAGAAAGTAAATATCCTCAGACCAGAGAAGATGTAGATGTAAATGAAGTCCGTTGTCCTGACACTCAAGCTGCAGACAAAATGCGTTCTCTTATTTTGCAAATGAAAGAAGCAGGAGATAGCGTAGGCGGAATTATCCGCTCTGCTTCATATAATCTTCCCCCAGGTCTTGGAGATCCGGTGTACGATAAACTGGATGGAGACATAGCAAAAGCAATTCTATCCATTCCTGCATGTAAAGGTTTCGAGGTTGGTTCCGGATTTTCTGGAACTCTTCTAACAGGAAGCACTCATAACGACGAATTTTACGTGGAAGAAGGAAGTGGAAGAGTCCGTACTCGCACAAATAATTCCGGAGGACTCCAAGGTGGGATCTCCAACGGAGAAACTTTGGTAGTCCGAGCTGCGTTTAAACCTACCTCTACCATTTTCAAAAAACAAAATACTGTGAATATCGACGGAAAAGAAACCACATTGGAAGCGAAAGGCAGGCACGATCCATGTGTTCTACCTAGAGCAGTTCCGATTGTAGAAGCTGCGATAAACCTGGTTCTAGTAGATGCTTATCTTTACCAAAGGGCGATGAATCCTCAGTGGTTCCAAAAATGGGCCAAAATTCCGGATTATTACAGAGATTTAAAACTCTGA
- a CDS encoding 2Fe-2S iron-sulfur cluster-binding protein, whose product MVKIKIDGIEYEVDEKKNLISAAKDAGVDIPFFCYHPKLSVVGMCRMCLIEIEGIPRLQVACNTKVTEGLSIITKSDRVIEAREGTMEFLLANHPLDCPVCDKAGECQLQDNSFKEGKGNSRFTLEKRNIPQEEIGSNLIINHNRCIVCYRCVRFEEEMVGESNLGLFERGYHSIIGLAKEEPINHNYQGALADICPVGALLNHKTLFKSRVWWYKSEDSVCPGCSTGCKTYTNVRDNKMFRYMPRIDEEKDQYFLCDKGRFNVDWLNTNRLFSFYKGGEVSVSTTVLDEISEKISRSKKIAVIGGAHESDQNLKSIKESLSKLGVAFVTEARVSSEQYKEPEQVDFLYTTDKRPNTRGALDSGFVSGEGIDSIRSAAIKGEFDLIFVIKEKVSEILAGVPSESIVVLETNLTEDVASAKYSVPIKVYSEQSGSFTNKKGWVQNFNKSMEAPKGLSSSAEIFSLLEKKTLELRSNPKEAAVGNS is encoded by the coding sequence GTGGTCAAGATAAAGATAGACGGGATCGAATACGAGGTCGACGAGAAAAAAAATCTGATATCCGCCGCTAAAGATGCCGGAGTGGATATTCCGTTTTTCTGTTATCATCCTAAATTATCAGTGGTGGGCATGTGCCGTATGTGCCTCATCGAGATAGAGGGGATTCCCCGCTTACAAGTTGCCTGCAATACTAAAGTCACCGAAGGACTTTCTATCATTACTAAGAGTGATAGAGTCATCGAAGCGAGAGAAGGAACGATGGAATTCCTACTCGCAAATCACCCATTAGATTGCCCTGTCTGCGATAAAGCTGGAGAATGTCAGCTCCAAGATAATTCCTTCAAAGAAGGGAAAGGAAATTCCAGATTCACATTAGAAAAAAGAAATATTCCTCAAGAAGAGATCGGTTCCAACCTGATCATTAACCATAATCGTTGTATCGTATGTTATCGTTGTGTTCGTTTCGAAGAAGAAATGGTGGGAGAATCCAACCTAGGGCTCTTTGAAAGAGGGTATCATTCCATCATAGGTCTCGCAAAAGAAGAACCTATCAATCATAATTACCAGGGCGCGCTTGCGGATATTTGCCCAGTCGGTGCATTATTAAATCATAAAACATTATTCAAATCCAGGGTCTGGTGGTACAAATCCGAAGACTCCGTATGTCCTGGGTGTAGCACGGGTTGTAAAACTTATACAAATGTTCGAGACAATAAAATGTTCCGATATATGCCTCGTATCGACGAGGAGAAGGACCAATATTTCCTTTGTGATAAAGGAAGATTCAATGTTGATTGGCTGAATACGAACAGATTGTTCTCCTTTTATAAAGGAGGAGAAGTAAGCGTTAGCACTACTGTTCTGGATGAGATTTCTGAAAAAATTTCGAGATCTAAAAAGATCGCAGTGATCGGTGGAGCTCACGAGTCGGACCAAAACTTAAAATCTATCAAAGAATCCTTATCTAAACTCGGAGTTGCATTTGTAACGGAAGCAAGAGTAAGTTCTGAACAATATAAAGAACCTGAACAAGTGGATTTCTTATATACTACCGACAAAAGGCCGAACACTAGAGGTGCTTTAGACTCGGGTTTTGTTTCTGGCGAAGGAATCGATTCCATTCGATCTGCGGCCATAAAAGGCGAATTCGATCTGATCTTTGTAATTAAAGAAAAGGTTTCTGAAATCTTAGCTGGTGTTCCTTCTGAATCTATAGTAGTTTTAGAAACGAATCTTACGGAAGATGTTGCTAGTGCAAAATATTCCGTACCGATAAAAGTGTATTCTGAACAAAGTGGAAGTTTTACGAATAAGAAGGGATGGGTCCAGAACTTCAATAAATCTATGGAAGCACCAAAAGGTTTATCAAGCTCTGCGGAAATCTTCTCCTTATTAGAAAAGAAAACGTTAGAATTACGTTCTAACCCTAAAGAGGCAGCCGTTGGGAACAGTTAA